The following proteins are encoded in a genomic region of Streptococcus gwangjuense:
- a CDS encoding ABC transporter permease, whose translation MSKKLQQISVPLISVFLGILLGAIVMWIFGYDAIWGYEELFYTAFGSLRGIGEIFRAMGPLVLIGLGFAVASRAGFFNVGLPGQALAGWILSGWFALSHPDMPRPLMILATIVIALIAGGIVGAIPGILRAYLGTSEVIVTIMMNYIVLYVGNAFIHAFPKDFMQSTDSTIRVGANATYQTPWLAELTGNSRMNIGIFFALIAVAVIWFMLKKTTLGFEIRAVGLNPHASEYAGISAKRTIILSMIISGALAGLGGAVEGLGTFQNVYVQGSSLAIGFNGMAVSLLAANSPIGILFAAFLFGVLQVGAPGMNAAQVPSELVSIVTASIIFFVSVHYLIERFVKPKKQVKGGK comes from the coding sequence ATCTTCGGTTATGATGCTATTTGGGGCTACGAGGAATTGTTCTACACTGCCTTTGGTAGCCTGCGTGGGATTGGAGAAATCTTCCGTGCCATGGGACCTTTGGTCTTGATTGGTCTTGGTTTTGCCGTTGCCAGTCGGGCTGGTTTCTTTAACGTCGGACTTCCTGGTCAAGCTTTGGCAGGTTGGATTCTTAGTGGTTGGTTTGCCCTGTCGCATCCAGATATGCCACGTCCCTTGATGATTCTAGCAACTATCGTGATTGCCTTGATTGCTGGAGGAATTGTCGGAGCGATTCCGGGTATTCTGAGAGCCTATCTAGGGACGTCAGAGGTTATCGTAACCATCATGATGAACTATATCGTCTTGTATGTAGGAAATGCCTTTATCCATGCTTTCCCTAAAGATTTCATGCAAAGTACAGACTCAACCATTCGTGTTGGGGCTAATGCAACCTATCAGACACCTTGGTTGGCTGAGTTGACTGGTAATTCGCGGATGAATATTGGTATTTTCTTTGCTCTCATTGCCGTTGCAGTCATTTGGTTCATGCTCAAGAAAACTACTCTTGGTTTTGAAATTCGTGCAGTTGGTCTTAATCCACATGCTTCAGAATATGCTGGTATTTCTGCCAAGCGGACTATTATCCTATCTATGATTATTTCAGGTGCCTTGGCGGGTCTTGGTGGAGCTGTTGAAGGACTTGGAACCTTCCAAAATGTCTATGTTCAAGGATCGTCATTAGCTATCGGATTTAACGGGATGGCGGTTAGTCTTCTTGCGGCCAACTCACCAATTGGTATTCTCTTTGCAGCCTTCCTATTTGGTGTTCTCCAAGTTGGAGCCCCAGGTATGAATGCGGCGCAGGTACCATCTGAGCTTGTCAGCATTGTAACAGCTTCTATTATCTTCTTTGTCAGTGTTCATTATCTTATCGAACGCTTTGTCAAACCGAAAAAACAAGTTAAAGGAGGTAAGTAA
- a CDS encoding ABC transporter permease, with the protein MSITTLLTLLVSSMLIYSAPLIFTSIGGVFSERGGVVNVGLEGIMVMGAFSGVVFNLEFAEQFGAATPWLSLLVAGLVGGLFSIIHAAATVHFRADHVVSGTVLNLMAPALAVFLVKVLYNKGQTDNLSQTFGRFDFPVLANIPVIGDIFFKSTSLLGYLAIAFSFLAWFILFKTRFGLRLRSVGEHPQAADTLGINVYKMRYLGVIISGFLGGIGGAIYAQSISVNFSVTTIVGPGFIALAAMIFGKWNPIGAMLSSLFFGLSQSLAVIGSQLPFLQGVPAVYLQIAPYVLTILVLAAFFGKAVAPKADGINYIKSK; encoded by the coding sequence ATGTCTATTACAACCTTGCTCACCCTCTTGGTGTCTTCTATGCTGATTTACTCAGCGCCCCTCATCTTTACAAGTATCGGTGGTGTTTTCTCTGAACGTGGTGGTGTGGTAAACGTCGGTCTTGAAGGAATTATGGTTATGGGTGCCTTTTCTGGAGTTGTCTTTAACCTTGAATTTGCTGAACAATTTGGAGCAGCAACTCCTTGGTTATCCTTGCTTGTGGCAGGATTGGTTGGTGGTCTCTTCTCTATCATCCACGCAGCAGCGACGGTTCATTTCCGTGCAGACCATGTTGTTAGCGGTACGGTATTGAACTTGATGGCGCCAGCCTTGGCTGTTTTCTTGGTTAAAGTTCTTTATAACAAAGGACAAACCGATAACCTAAGTCAAACTTTTGGACGCTTTGACTTCCCAGTCTTGGCAAATATCCCAGTGATTGGTGATATCTTCTTCAAGTCAACTAGTCTTCTTGGTTACTTGGCGATTGCCTTCTCTTTCCTTGCTTGGTTTATCCTCTTCAAGACTCGATTTGGTCTTCGTCTCCGCTCTGTCGGTGAACATCCTCAAGCAGCTGATACCTTGGGAATCAATGTCTATAAGATGAGATATTTAGGGGTTATTATTTCAGGTTTCCTAGGTGGAATTGGTGGAGCGATTTATGCTCAATCCATCTCAGTTAACTTCTCAGTGACAACTATTGTTGGACCTGGATTTATCGCCCTTGCTGCGATGATCTTCGGAAAATGGAATCCAATCGGAGCCATGCTATCTAGTCTCTTCTTTGGACTTTCACAAAGTTTGGCTGTTATCGGTTCTCAATTGCCATTCCTACAAGGAGTACCTGCGGTTTACCTTCAAATCGCACCTTATGTTTTGACCATTCTTGTCTTGGCAGCCTTCTTTGGAAAAGCAGTCGCACCAAAAGCAGATGGTATCAACTATATCAAATCAAAATAA
- the plsY gene encoding glycerol-3-phosphate 1-O-acyltransferase PlsY yields MITIVLLILAYLLGSIPSGLWIGQVFFQINLREHGSGNTGTTNTFRILGKKAGMATFVIDFFKGTLATLLPIMFHLQGVSPLIFGLLAVIGHTFPIFAGFKGGKAVATSAGVVFGFAPVFCLYLAVVFFGTLYLGSMISLSSVTASIAAVIGVLLFPLFGFILSNYDPLFIAIILALASLIIIRHKDNIARIKNKTENLVPWGLNLTNQHPKK; encoded by the coding sequence ATGATTACAATAGTTTTATTAATCCTAGCCTATCTGCTGGGTTCGATTCCGTCTGGTCTCTGGATTGGACAAGTATTCTTTCAAATCAATCTGCGTGAACATGGTTCTGGTAACACTGGAACAACCAATACCTTCCGTATTTTAGGTAAGAAAGCTGGTATGGCAACCTTTGTAATTGACTTTTTTAAAGGAACCCTAGCAACTCTTCTTCCGATTATGTTTCACCTGCAAGGTGTTTCGCCTCTCATCTTTGGACTTTTGGCTGTTATTGGCCATACCTTTCCTATCTTTGCAGGATTTAAGGGTGGTAAGGCTGTCGCAACCAGTGCTGGAGTGGTTTTCGGATTTGCACCTGTCTTCTGTCTCTACCTTGCAGTTGTTTTCTTTGGAACCCTCTATCTTGGTAGTATGATTTCACTATCTAGTGTCACAGCATCTATCGCGGCTGTCATCGGAGTTCTACTCTTTCCACTTTTTGGTTTTATCCTGAGCAACTATGACCCTCTCTTCATCGCTATTATCCTAGCTCTTGCTAGCTTGATTATCATTCGCCATAAGGACAATATCGCTCGTATCAAAAACAAGACTGAAAATTTAGTCCCTTGGGGATTGAACCTAACCAACCAACATCCTAAAAAATAA
- the parE gene encoding DNA topoisomerase IV subunit B, translated as MSKKEININNYNDDAIQVLEGLDAVRKRPGMYIGSTDGAGLHHLVWEIVDNAVDEALSGFGDRIDVTINKDGSLTVQDHGRGMPTGMHAMGIPTVEVIFTILHAGGKFGQGGYKTSGGLHGVGSSVVNALSSWLEVEITRDGAIYKQRFENGGKPVTTLKKIGTAPKSKTGTKVTFMPDSTIFSTTDFKYNTISERLNESAFLLKNVTLSLTDKRTDEAIEFHYENGVQDFVSYLNEDKETLTPVLYFEGEENGFQVEVALQYNDGFSDNILSFVNNVRTKDGGTHETGLKSAITKVMNDYARKTGLLKEKDKNLEGSDYREGLAAVLSILVPEEHLQFEGQTKDKLGSPLARPVVDGIVADKLTFFLMENGELASNLIRKAIKARDAREAARKARDESRNGKKNKKDKGLLSGKLTPAQSKNPAKNELYLVEGDSAGGSAKQGRDRKFQAILPLRGKVINTAKAKMADILKNEEINTMIYTIGAGVGADFSLEDANYDKIIIMTDADTDGAHIQTLLLTFFYRYMRPLVEAGHVYIALPPLYKMSKGKGKKEEVAYAWTDGELEELRKQFGKGATLQRYKGLGEMNADQLWETTMNPETRTLIRVTIEDLARAERRVNVLMGDKVEPRRKWIEDNVKFTLEESGEMVF; from the coding sequence GTGTCAAAAAAGGAAATCAATATTAATAATTATAATGATGATGCCATTCAGGTGCTAGAAGGGTTGGATGCGGTCCGAAAACGTCCAGGGATGTATATCGGATCGACCGATGGAGCTGGTCTCCACCACCTAGTCTGGGAAATCGTCGATAATGCTGTCGATGAGGCCTTGTCTGGATTTGGTGATCGTATTGATGTGACCATCAATAAAGATGGGAGTTTGACTGTACAAGACCATGGACGTGGGATGCCGACAGGTATGCACGCTATGGGAATTCCAACAGTTGAGGTTATCTTTACCATTCTTCACGCCGGAGGAAAATTTGGTCAAGGAGGCTACAAGACATCAGGTGGTCTCCACGGGGTTGGCTCTTCCGTAGTTAACGCCCTTTCTAGCTGGCTAGAAGTTGAAATCACTCGTGATGGGGCAATCTATAAGCAACGTTTTGAAAATGGTGGCAAACCTGTTACGACTTTGAAGAAAATCGGTACAGCGCCCAAGTCTAAGACAGGTACCAAGGTTACGTTTATGCCTGATTCGACTATCTTTTCTACGACAGACTTCAAGTACAATACCATTTCAGAGCGCCTCAATGAATCAGCTTTTCTCTTAAAAAATGTGACCTTATCTCTGACGGACAAACGAACAGATGAAGCGATTGAATTCCACTATGAGAACGGGGTGCAGGACTTTGTTTCTTACCTCAACGAAGACAAGGAAACCTTGACACCAGTTCTTTACTTTGAAGGTGAAGAAAATGGTTTCCAAGTGGAAGTAGCCCTCCAGTATAATGATGGATTTTCAGATAACATTCTATCCTTTGTCAATAACGTTCGTACCAAGGATGGTGGAACGCATGAAACGGGACTTAAGTCTGCCATTACCAAGGTTATGAACGACTACGCGCGTAAGACAGGTCTTCTCAAGGAAAAAGATAAAAACCTTGAAGGGTCAGACTATCGTGAGGGGCTAGCGGCCGTTCTTTCTATCTTGGTTCCGGAAGAACACCTCCAGTTTGAGGGACAGACCAAGGACAAACTAGGAAGTCCACTAGCTCGCCCGGTTGTGGATGGAATTGTGGCGGATAAGTTGACCTTCTTCCTCATGGAAAATGGGGAGCTTGCTTCTAACCTCATCCGTAAGGCTATCAAGGCTCGTGATGCTCGTGAAGCGGCTCGCAAGGCGCGTGATGAGAGCCGGAATGGTAAGAAAAATAAAAAAGATAAGGGCTTGTTGTCTGGGAAATTGACTCCAGCCCAGTCTAAGAATCCAGCTAAGAATGAACTCTATCTAGTCGAGGGGGATTCTGCCGGAGGTTCTGCCAAACAAGGCCGTGACCGCAAGTTCCAGGCAATCTTGCCTCTTCGTGGTAAGGTTATCAATACAGCTAAAGCCAAGATGGCGGATATCCTCAAAAATGAAGAAATCAATACCATGATTTATACTATTGGTGCGGGTGTTGGAGCAGACTTCTCCCTTGAAGATGCCAACTATGACAAGATCATTATCATGACTGATGCGGACACCGACGGTGCCCACATTCAGACTTTACTCTTGACATTTTTTTACCGCTATATGCGTCCACTAGTTGAGGCAGGCCATGTCTATATCGCTCTTCCTCCTCTTTACAAGATGTCCAAAGGAAAAGGCAAGAAAGAAGAAGTGGCCTATGCTTGGACAGACGGTGAACTAGAAGAACTCCGCAAGCAGTTCGGCAAAGGCGCAACACTCCAACGATATAAAGGTCTTGGTGAGATGAACGCGGACCAACTCTGGGAAACAACCATGAATCCAGAAACCCGCACCCTCATCCGTGTTACGATTGAAGATTTAGCACGCGCTGAACGTCGTGTTAATGTCCTCATGGGAGACAAGGTCGAACCACGACGTAAGTGGATTGAAGACAATGTCAAGTTTACGCTGGAGGAGAGTGGAGAGATGGTGTTTTGA
- a CDS encoding DGQHR domain-containing protein, protein MRDTVNFPKGMEVNQGDGVYNFILTTGRASDILKISEVKRLSDFENGIQRYLNDARANAIKDFCYRKDAIFPTPIIVSLNSDFIDDQENELKISFDSDFDSAKPFTVIDGQHRLEGIKRYMEKERDKDFELPLIIYQDADQATAAEIFVAINANQRQVDSSTISQLFGIIYSERSDIYTVESFTARVVKLLNENDVSPFKGKIKMLGKKERKDQFISQGTVAKKISQFVTSNSTKDNLTIEKYDSNVLLRNEKKVFRNSFKKNQPAEVAKDIINLFGAFEIVYHEIWNGEGLLIKKAVGYSAMMYFLEKLLLKDIKGARNYFDIFEKNKEQNSKKLLEIFSSDRGSSESVARKISKELMQLFGIGEMD, encoded by the coding sequence ATGAGAGATACGGTTAACTTCCCTAAAGGAATGGAAGTAAATCAAGGTGATGGGGTGTATAATTTCATACTTACTACTGGAAGAGCTTCTGATATCTTAAAAATTTCAGAAGTTAAGAGATTATCTGACTTTGAAAATGGTATTCAAAGATATTTAAATGATGCTAGAGCTAATGCAATTAAAGATTTTTGTTATAGGAAAGATGCAATCTTTCCAACACCGATTATTGTATCCTTGAATTCTGATTTTATTGATGATCAAGAAAACGAGTTGAAAATTAGCTTTGACTCTGATTTTGATTCAGCTAAACCATTTACTGTTATTGATGGACAGCATAGACTTGAAGGAATTAAAAGGTATATGGAAAAGGAAAGAGATAAAGATTTTGAACTTCCTTTAATCATATACCAGGATGCTGATCAAGCTACTGCGGCTGAAATATTTGTAGCAATTAACGCAAATCAAAGACAGGTGGATAGTTCAACCATTAGCCAACTTTTTGGAATTATTTATAGTGAGAGATCTGATATTTATACTGTAGAATCTTTTACAGCTCGGGTAGTAAAACTTCTTAACGAGAATGATGTTTCTCCATTTAAAGGAAAGATTAAGATGTTAGGTAAGAAAGAGAGAAAGGATCAATTTATATCACAGGGGACTGTTGCGAAAAAAATCTCTCAGTTTGTTACTTCAAATAGTACAAAGGACAATTTAACAATTGAAAAATATGATTCAAATGTTTTACTCAGAAATGAGAAAAAGGTGTTTAGAAATTCATTCAAAAAAAATCAACCAGCAGAAGTTGCTAAAGATATAATAAATCTTTTTGGTGCATTTGAAATTGTATACCACGAAATTTGGAATGGAGAAGGATTGTTAATAAAAAAGGCGGTTGGTTACAGTGCAATGATGTATTTTTTAGAAAAACTATTGTTAAAAGATATAAAAGGTGCTAGAAATTATTTTGATATATTTGAAAAGAATAAAGAACAGAACTCCAAAAAACTATTAGAAATTTTTTCTTCTGATAGGGGATCTAGCGAAAGTGTTGCTAGAAAAATATCAAAGGAATTAATGCAGTTATTTGGCATTGGAGAAATGGATTAA
- a CDS encoding aminoglycoside 6-adenylyltransferase has protein sequence MRTEPEMLDLILQTAKVLQVDAVAMSGSRTNSQAPKDEFQDYDVVYVVENLDELITDLSWLDKFGKRIIEQEVGLGQRRLYLMLFEDGNRIDLTLCPKEHIKEWVDSEAGFIVLADEKGLFESYFPSPERFWIHPATETDFKNSCNEFWWVSAYVVKGICRNQLIYATDHLYGICQQELLKVLAWQVAADEEKVDVGKNNKYLFNYLPNTKEKEFSSLVDFSSLDKITQSLFATMELFHREAEFLAQKMGFDYEKEVAEKMIKYAEERLETNETFTK, from the coding sequence ATGAGAACTGAACCCGAAATGCTAGATTTAATTTTGCAAACTGCAAAAGTGCTACAAGTCGATGCTGTCGCCATGTCCGGTTCGCGGACAAATTCACAAGCTCCAAAAGACGAATTTCAAGACTATGACGTAGTCTATGTTGTAGAGAATCTGGACGAGCTGATTACAGATTTATCTTGGTTGGACAAGTTTGGCAAACGCATTATCGAGCAAGAAGTTGGTCTTGGTCAACGTCGTCTATACCTCATGCTTTTTGAAGATGGCAATCGTATCGATTTGACTCTTTGCCCTAAAGAACACATTAAAGAGTGGGTGGATAGTGAGGCAGGATTCATAGTTTTAGCAGATGAGAAGGGCTTGTTTGAGTCATATTTTCCCAGCCCAGAGCGTTTCTGGATACATCCAGCTACTGAGACAGATTTTAAAAATTCCTGCAATGAATTTTGGTGGGTTTCCGCCTATGTAGTCAAGGGCATTTGTCGTAATCAGCTCATCTATGCGACTGACCATCTCTACGGCATTTGTCAACAAGAGTTATTAAAAGTCTTAGCTTGGCAAGTTGCAGCTGATGAGGAAAAAGTAGACGTCGGCAAGAATAATAAGTATCTTTTTAACTATTTACCTAATACGAAAGAGAAAGAATTCTCAAGTCTAGTTGATTTCTCCAGTTTAGACAAAATCACTCAGTCTTTGTTTGCTACGATGGAACTTTTCCACCGAGAGGCTGAGTTCCTTGCTCAAAAAATGGGATTTGACTATGAGAAGGAAGTGGCTGAGAAGATGATTAAGTATGCTGAGGAGAGACTCGAAACAAATGAAACATTTACAAAATAA
- a CDS encoding CPBP family intramembrane glutamic endopeptidase, with translation MKHLQNNKITKFLLMSFLISWGFGWGLLAFLTQMSLLSLTSPLGVFLHLLGGFGPTIAAISCLPQKSIKSIVSFILGDSKKHILLFLLLIFVQTGVIAFSSKELNPAFPLGNLFVVFLSAVCVYGGEEELGWRGILQPTLETRFSFWISGLITGCIWAIWHVPLWFVIGSSQSGIPFILFSLFAIYLSILLAAIFKKTKSVLFCAIFHGLINTLFSLFVIKINLLFILGLVGLLFFSHYLQRNS, from the coding sequence ATGAAACATTTACAAAATAATAAGATAACAAAATTTTTACTGATGAGTTTTCTCATTTCTTGGGGATTTGGTTGGGGATTGCTCGCTTTTCTGACGCAAATGAGCCTCTTAAGTCTAACAAGTCCACTAGGAGTTTTTCTCCATTTACTAGGAGGTTTCGGTCCAACCATTGCAGCCATTTCTTGTTTGCCTCAAAAATCCATTAAAAGCATAGTCTCTTTTATCTTAGGGGACTCAAAGAAACATATTTTGTTATTTCTTTTACTAATTTTCGTGCAGACAGGTGTCATCGCTTTCTCCTCTAAGGAACTTAATCCAGCTTTTCCACTAGGAAATTTGTTTGTTGTTTTTTTGAGTGCAGTCTGTGTTTATGGTGGCGAAGAAGAATTGGGATGGCGAGGCATCTTGCAACCAACTTTGGAAACTAGATTCTCCTTTTGGATTTCCGGTTTGATAACAGGTTGTATTTGGGCAATATGGCATGTACCGTTATGGTTTGTGATTGGAAGTTCCCAAAGTGGGATACCTTTTATATTATTCAGTCTATTTGCAATTTATCTCAGTATTCTTCTAGCAGCTATTTTCAAAAAGACTAAGTCGGTCCTTTTTTGCGCCATTTTTCACGGCCTAATTAATACCCTATTTAGCTTATTTGTTATTAAAATTAATCTTTTATTCATCCTAGGATTAGTAGGATTGCTCTTCTTTTCTCACTACCTACAAAGAAACAGTTAA
- the parC gene encoding DNA topoisomerase IV subunit A, producing MSNIQNMSLEDIMGERFGRYSKYIIQDRALPDIRDGLKPVQRRILYSMNKDGNTFDKSYRKSAKSVGNIMGNFHPHGDSSIYDAMVRMSQDWKNREILVEMHGNNGSMDGDPPAAMRYTEARLSEIAGYLLQDIEKKTVPFAWNFDDTEKEPTVLPAAFPNLLVNGSTGISAGYATDIPPHNLAEVIDAAVYMIDHPTAKVEKLMEFLPGPDFPTGGIIQGRDEIKKAYETGKGRVVVRSKTEIEKLKGGKEQIVITEIPYEINKANLVKKIDDVRVNNKVAGIAEVRDESDRDGLRIAIELKKDANSELVLNYLFKYTDLQINYNFNMVAIDNFTPRQVGIVPILSSYIAHRREVILARSRFDKEKAEKRLHIVEGLIHVISILDEVIALIRASENKADAKENLKVSYDFTEEQAEAIVTLQLYRLTNTDVVVLQEEEAELREKIAMLAAIIGDERTMYNLMKKELREVKKKFATPRLSTLEDTAKVIEIDTASLIAEEDTYVSVTKAGYIKRTSPRSFAASTLEEIGKRDDDRLIFVQAAKTTQHLLMFTSLGNVIYRPIHELADIRWKDIGEHLSQTITNFETNEEILYVEVVDQFDDATTYFAATRLGQIKRVERKEFTPWRTYKSKSVKYAKLKDETDQIVAVAPIKLDDVLLISQNGYALRFNIEEVPVVGAKAAGVKAMNLKEDDVLQSAFICNTSSFYLLTQRGSLKRVSIDEIPATSRAKRGLQVLRELKNKPHRVFLAGAVAEQGFVGDLFSTEVEENDQTLLVQSNKGTIYESRLQDLNLSERTSNGSFISDTISDEEVFDAYLKEVFTEAK from the coding sequence ATGTCCAACATTCAAAACATGTCCCTAGAGGACATCATGGGAGAGCGCTTTGGTCGCTACTCCAAGTACATCATTCAAGACCGGGCTTTGCCAGATATTCGTGATGGCTTGAAGCCGGTTCAGCGCCGCATTCTTTATTCTATGAATAAGGATGGCAACACCTTTGACAAGAGCTACCGCAAGTCGGCCAAGTCTGTCGGGAACATCATGGGGAATTTTCACCCACATGGTGATAGTTCTATCTATGATGCTATGGTTCGTATGTCGCAAGACTGGAAAAATCGTGAGATTCTAGTTGAAATGCATGGTAATAACGGTTCTATGGACGGAGATCCGCCTGCGGCTATGCGTTATACCGAGGCTCGTTTGTCTGAGATTGCTGGTTATCTTCTTCAGGATATCGAGAAAAAGACAGTTCCCTTTGCTTGGAACTTTGACGATACCGAGAAAGAACCAACTGTTTTGCCAGCAGCCTTTCCAAATCTTTTAGTCAATGGTTCGACTGGGATTTCGGCTGGATATGCCACAGATATTCCTCCCCATAATTTGGCTGAGGTCATTGATGCCGCGGTTTACATGATTGACCATCCAACGGCCAAAGTTGAAAAACTCATGGAATTCTTGCCTGGACCAGACTTCCCGACTGGAGGGATTATCCAGGGTCGTGATGAAATCAAGAAGGCCTATGAAACTGGGAAAGGGCGCGTGGTTGTTCGTTCCAAGACTGAGATTGAAAAGCTAAAAGGTGGCAAGGAACAAATCGTTATCACTGAGATTCCTTATGAAATCAATAAGGCCAATCTGGTCAAGAAAATCGATGATGTTCGTGTCAATAACAAGGTGGCAGGAATTGCTGAGGTTCGTGATGAGTCTGACCGTGACGGTCTTCGTATCGCGATTGAACTCAAGAAAGACGCCAATTCTGAGCTTGTTCTCAACTATCTCTTCAAATATACTGACTTGCAAATCAATTACAACTTTAATATGGTGGCGATTGACAATTTCACCCCTCGTCAGGTTGGGATTGTCCCAATTTTATCTAGCTACATTGCCCATCGTCGTGAAGTGATTTTGGCTCGTTCCCGCTTTGACAAGGAAAAGGCTGAGAAGCGTCTCCATATCGTCGAAGGTTTGATTCATGTAATTTCGATTTTGGACGAAGTCATTGCTCTTATTCGTGCTTCTGAGAATAAGGCTGACGCCAAGGAAAACCTCAAGGTCAGCTATGATTTTACAGAAGAGCAGGCTGAGGCCATCGTTACCTTGCAACTTTACCGTTTGACCAATACAGACGTGGTTGTCTTGCAGGAAGAAGAAGCTGAACTTCGTGAAAAGATTGCCATGCTTGCGGCGATTATCGGTGATGAACGGACTATGTACAATCTCATGAAGAAAGAGCTTCGTGAGGTCAAGAAGAAATTTGCGACACCACGTTTGAGTACTTTGGAAGATACAGCAAAAGTAATCGAGATTGATACAGCTAGTCTGATCGCCGAGGAAGATACCTACGTCAGCGTGACCAAGGCAGGTTACATCAAGCGTACTAGTCCACGTTCCTTTGCGGCTTCAACGCTGGAAGAAATTGGCAAACGTGACGACGATCGTTTGATTTTTGTGCAAGCTGCCAAGACAACCCAACACCTCTTGATGTTTACCAGTCTTGGAAATGTCATCTACAGACCAATCCATGAATTGGCAGATATTCGTTGGAAGGACATCGGAGAGCATCTGAGCCAGACTATCACAAACTTTGAAACCAACGAAGAAATCCTTTATGTGGAAGTCGTGGATCAGTTTGATGATGCGACAACTTATTTTGCGGCGACTCGTCTCGGTCAAATCAAGCGTGTAGAACGAAAAGAATTCACCCCATGGCGGACCTACAAGTCTAAGTCTGTCAAGTATGCTAAGCTAAAAGACGAGACAGACCAGATTGTAGCAGTGGCTCCGATTAAACTAGATGATGTTCTTTTGATTAGCCAAAACGGTTATGCTCTGCGTTTCAATATCGAAGAGGTTCCAGTTGTTGGTGCCAAGGCTGCAGGTGTCAAGGCTATGAACCTGAAAGAAGATGATGTCCTCCAATCGGCCTTTATCTGTAATACCTCATCCTTCTACCTCTTGACTCAGCGTGGAAGTTTGAAACGTGTTTCTATTGACGAAATTCCGGCAACCAGCCGTGCCAAACGTGGGTTACAAGTCTTGCGTGAGTTGAAAAACAAACCGCATCGTGTCTTCTTGGCAGGAGCGGTTGCAGAACAAGGCTTCGTTGGTGACCTCTTTAGTACAGAAGTGGAAGAGAACGACCAAACTCTGCTTGTCCAATCCAACAAAGGTACAATCTATGAAAGTCGACTACAAGACTTGAACCTGTCAGAACGTACTAGCAATGGAAGCTTTATTTCAGATACCATTTCAGATGAAGAAGTTTTTGACGCTTATCTTAAAGAAGTATTTACAGAAGCCAAATAA
- a CDS encoding branched-chain amino acid aminotransferase — protein sequence MTVTIDWENLGFSYMKLPYRYIAHFKNGQWNQGELTEDATLHISESSPSLHYGQQAFEGLKAYRTKDGSIQLFRPDENAKRLQRTCDRLLMPQVPTEMFVEACKEVVRANEEYVPPYGTGGTLYLRPLLIGVGDIIGVKPAEEYIFTIFAMPVGNYFKGGLVPTNFLIQDEYDRAAPNGTGAAKVGGNYAASLLPGKLAKSRHFSDVIYLDPSTHTKIEEVGSANFFGITADNEFVTPLSPSILPSITKYSLLYLAEHRLGLTPIEGDVPIDNLDRFVEAGACGTAAVISPIGGIQHGDDFHVFYSETEVGPVTRKLYDELTGIQFGDIEAPEGWIVKVD from the coding sequence ATGACAGTAACGATTGATTGGGAAAATCTCGGTTTTTCCTATATGAAATTACCTTATCGCTATATTGCTCATTTTAAAAATGGACAATGGAATCAAGGAGAGTTGACAGAAGATGCAACCTTGCATATTTCAGAGTCTTCTCCAAGTCTTCACTATGGACAACAAGCATTCGAAGGTTTAAAAGCTTATCGTACTAAGGATGGCAGTATTCAACTTTTCCGTCCTGATGAAAATGCTAAACGTCTGCAACGTACTTGTGATCGTCTCTTGATGCCACAAGTTCCGACAGAAATGTTTGTAGAAGCTTGTAAGGAAGTTGTTCGTGCCAATGAAGAATATGTACCTCCATACGGAACAGGTGGAACCCTTTATCTTCGTCCTCTTTTGATTGGAGTAGGAGATATTATCGGAGTAAAACCAGCAGAAGAGTACATTTTCACTATCTTTGCCATGCCAGTTGGTAATTACTTTAAAGGTGGTTTGGTTCCAACCAACTTCTTGATTCAGGATGAATACGATCGTGCCGCTCCAAATGGTACAGGTGCAGCTAAGGTTGGTGGGAACTATGCTGCCAGTCTCTTACCAGGGAAATTGGCCAAGTCACGTCATTTCTCAGATGTTATCTATCTAGATCCATCAACTCATACAAAGATTGAAGAAGTCGGATCAGCTAACTTCTTTGGAATTACAGCTGACAATGAGTTTGTAACACCATTGAGTCCATCTATCTTGCCATCTATTACCAAGTATTCTTTGCTTTATTTGGCAGAACATCGCTTGGGCTTAACTCCTATTGAGGGTGATGTCCCGATTGACAACCTTGACCGTTTTGTAGAGGCAGGTGCCTGTGGTACAGCAGCGGTTATTTCTCCAATTGGTGGAATTCAGCACGGTGATGATTTCCATGTTTTCTATAGTGAAACAGAAGTAGGTCCTGTGACTCGTAAACTCTATGATGAATTGACAGGAATTCAGTTTGGCGATATTGAAGCGCCAGAAGGTTGGATTGTAAAAGTAGATTAA